The following coding sequences lie in one bacterium genomic window:
- the argB gene encoding acetylglutamate kinase → MENTLDRAKILVEALPYIRQFHGKVVVIKCGGELIANEEVKENIAQDIALMRFVGIKPVLIHGGGPQVTNLLERLGKKAEFSEGMRKTDKETVEVVEMVLGKINKDLVSLINQAGTHAVGLSGKDGKLIKAKKLNSSKGEDLGWVGEVEEINLSIIKALDNENNLPNGKGFIPVIAPLGVTNDGLTLNINADIVAAELAVALKAEKMIILTNQPGILKDIKDETSLISTIPVSEIDLLIKKEIIRGGMMPKVNACKKAILGGVKKTHIIDGRISHSILLEVFTDKGVGTEITKDKG, encoded by the coding sequence ATGGAAAATACACTTGATAGAGCAAAGATACTTGTAGAGGCATTGCCGTATATAAGACAATTTCACGGTAAAGTTGTCGTTATAAAATGTGGCGGTGAGCTCATAGCAAATGAAGAAGTTAAAGAAAATATAGCACAGGATATAGCTTTGATGAGATTTGTCGGGATAAAGCCGGTATTAATTCACGGAGGAGGACCGCAGGTAACTAACTTATTGGAAAGACTGGGTAAAAAAGCGGAATTTTCAGAAGGTATGAGAAAAACTGACAAGGAAACAGTAGAAGTCGTTGAGATGGTATTGGGAAAGATAAATAAAGACCTTGTTAGTTTGATTAATCAGGCAGGAACTCACGCAGTAGGTCTTTCAGGAAAAGACGGTAAATTAATTAAAGCAAAAAAGCTCAATTCCTCAAAGGGGGAAGACTTGGGCTGGGTGGGAGAAGTGGAAGAAATAAATCTTTCGATTATAAAAGCATTGGATAACGAAAATAATTTGCCTAACGGAAAAGGATTTATACCGGTAATCGCTCCATTAGGAGTAACAAATGACGGGCTGACGCTTAATATAAACGCCGATATCGTGGCCGCAGAACTTGCCGTCGCTTTGAAAGCGGAGAAAATGATAATTCTCACGAACCAGCCGGGAATATTGAAAGATATTAAAGATGAAACATCGCTTATTTCTACTATACCGGTATCTGAGATTGATTTACTTATTAAAAAGGAAATTATTCGCGGCGGTATGATGCCAAAAGTAAACGCTTGCAAGAAAGCGATTTTAGGTGGAGTAAAGAAAACACATATAATAGACGGAAGAATTTCGCATAGCATTCTTCTGGAAGTATTTACCGATAAAGGAGTAGGAACGGAGATAACGAAAGATAAAGGTTAA